The DNA window CTGCGATCCCCTGCATGATGAAGGCGTGCTCTACGCCGAGCGTCTGCGTCAGGCGGGTGTGCCCGTAGCGCTGCGCGAATGGCCCGGCGTCACGCACGATTTCATTCGCATGGGCCGCGCCTTGCCGCAGGCAGGCCAGGCCGTGCAGGAGGCTGCCGCTGCCTTGCGCCATGCCTGTCAGCCGCAAGCTTGAATGCCAAGGCCCTTGAGCCACGCAGTCCTTCCACACCCATCCCCCGGCAATGTTTCCATCGCCTCGAACCATGATTCCCGTGCAACGCGAGACCTACCGTTTTCTCCACCGCCTGCAGGTGCGCTGGGCCGAGGTGGACATGCAGCAAGTGGTGTTCAACGGCCATTACCTGCTGTACTTCGATACCGCCATGAGCGCCTTCTGGAAGGCCCTCGGTCTGCCGTATGCCCAGGGCCTGCAAGCCTTGGGCGGCGACCTGTATGTGAAAAAAGCCAGCCTCACCTATCACCGCCCGGCACGGCTCGACGACTGGATCGACGTCGGGATCGGCCTCACCCGGCTGGGCCACAGCAGCTTCACCCTGCACACCGCCATGTTCGTGCAGGACCGTCTGCTGGTCAGTGGCGAAATGGTCTATGTCTTCACCACCAGCGGCGCGCAGGCCAAGCCGCAGACCTTGCCGCCAGCGCTGCGCGACCTGCTCGAAGCCCATGCGCGCGGCGAGCCCATGCTGCGCGTGCAACTCGGCGACTGGGCCGAACTCGGCGAAGCCGCCGGCAGCCTGCGCACCGCCGTGTTCGTGCACGAGCAAGGCATTCCCGCTGAGATGGAATGGGACGAACACGACGCCACATGTCGCCACGCCGTGGTGTTCAACCGTCTGGACATGCCCGTGGCTTGCGGGCGTTTGTTGCCGGACGGGCATATCGGCCGTGTGGCCGTGGTGCAGGCCATGCGCGGTGGCCACGCCGGCAAACTGGTGATGCACGCCCTCATGCAAGCAGCCCATGCGGCTGGCCACAGCCATGCGGAAATTTCGGCGCAACAAGCGGTGACGGGCTTTTATCGCCGCCTGGGTTTCAGCAGCCTGGGCGAACCCTATGCCGAAGCTGGCATTGCCCACATTCGCATGCGCGCTGCACTGGGTTGAGCGCGGATTTTCAGCGCCTGCCCGGGCGGGGTTGATGCCGCAATGCAGCTTGCGGTCTACTGTGCCGTGCGCCAGTTCCAGACAAAGTCCGGCGGGCTGGCGATGCCGGGTTGATGCTGCAGTTCACGCGCCAGCGCGCTGCCGTCGAAATCCAGCCGCAGCAGGGTCGAGCAGCGCGTGCCATAACCTGGCATGCGGATGAATGCGGCCGATAGCGCCCGCTCCCATTCCAGGCTGACGCCGGTTTGCGGCAAGGCGGCATCGGGAGCGATCTGCTCACGCTGCAAGGCCTGGGTCAGAACGTCGAACGACGCTGTCCTTTCAACTTCCGCGATTTCCGCGCTCTCGGCCAGCGCAGCCTTCAAAGCCTGGACCTTGGGCCAGGGCGCGTCCAGGGCGGCGTTGGAGAGGCCGTGTAGACCCGGCGCCACACTGCAGTTCTGCTGCGGGTGATTTGACAGCCAGCGCATGGCACCCGACTGCATGTCACCCAGCAGCAGGTTGAACCCGGCGTAGGCCTGCGCGCTGGATTGAACGGCCTGGGCGAAGGCGGCTGGGGAACAGTCGGCCATGATGCTGCCATCCTGCGGATGCAGGCCGAGCAAATAGCGCAGGGGCAGCAGTCCGCGCGAGGGGGCTTCGGCGCGCTCCAGCGCCGGATCGCGCACATTCGTGACGGCGGCGAAACGTCCGCGACGTGTCAGCCCCAGCCAGATGCCGCCGCTGCGCAAGTCCTGGCCGCTGAGCACTTCGGTCGCCGGTGCGGCGTCGGGGCGCCACCAGCGCATCGGCAGGGTCGGGCGGTCCAGCCATTCGTCGCGGTTGGCGGCGAGCAGCAGGGTTCGCGGCCGCCCGGGTTGCCATGACCAGGCGATGAGGCACATCGCGACCCCCCTCTCAATCTTGCGGGGGCAGGATATAGGGCAGTGTCGCGAGGCGCAGCGCCGGGCCGTCCGCCGTGCCAGCGTGCAGACTGCCGGGCTCGGTCGCCGCGGTGATTTTCAGCTCCGCCAAAGCTTCCCAGCCGGTCTCGGCCGGCGCGGCGTTCACCACCAAGCCGCAGGGCTGCGCGGGATCGGCACTGTGGACGATCTCGTCCCCCGGCGCCAGGGCCGTTGGGCTGAGCAGCCGGTAAGTGCGCCGCTTGATGGTGCCACGGTACTGCGTCCGCGCGACGATCTCCTGCCCCGGATAGCAACCCTTCTTGAAGTCGACCGCGCCCAGGGCTTCGTAATTCAGCATTTGCGGCACGAACTGCTGCGCCGTGGCGGCCGTGACATGACCGATGCCGGCGCGAATCTCGCCGAGCGACCAGGCCTCGGTCGAACCGGCGGCCATGGTTGCGACCCACTGCGCGGCGGCGGATCGTACTTCCGGCGATTCGGCCACCAGGAGCAGGCGTCGCAAGCCGGGCGCATCGGCCAGGCGCACCACGCACAGGCCCGCCTCCCGCAGCAGCGACCAGGGCGCGGCAGGACAGGGCAGTCCGGCAGGTGCCTCGCCCTGGGGCAGCAGCAAGCCGAACAGCGCACGCTCTGGGGTCGCGTCGTCCAACTTGCATTGCAGGCGCAAGATGAACATGCGCAGGCGCTTGAGCGTGGCCTCGGCAAGGGTGGCGTCCAGCAACATGGCAATCGCGCCGTCGGCTTCCCTCCACAGCAAAAAATCAGCCAGCATGCGGCCCTGGGGCGTGCACATCGCAGCCATGCGCGCCGTTTTCTCGGGCCAGTTTTGCACGCTCTGGGTGAGTTGGGCTTGCAGCAGATCTGCAGCTTGCGGGCCATGGGCTCGCAGCATGGCCAGATGGGGCAGGGGGGTGATGGTGGATGGCATTCGGGGAGCGTCGGGTTATGGGCGCAAAGCCAAGGTGGCGGTTATGAAGCAGGGCATGGCACGAGCCGGTTACGCAGCAGTCGGGCGCCGCACAGTGCATCGTTTCTTCAGGCACTTTCAGCCATGTGCTGGGCTAGTATAGAAAGCTGTCCGCCTTGCGCTTGCCCCAGGGTTTCATGCTGCCCGGCTGCCGGCTCCAACCAGCGTGCCCGCGCTGGAGCGGCGTTTCCATGTGTTCATGAGTGAGCCCGTCTTTGAAGACCCGCTGGCCTGTTCGTTTGTTCCTGCTCGGCTTGACCGCAGGCCTCCTGGCCTTTGCCCTGTT is part of the Thiomonas sp. X19 genome and encodes:
- a CDS encoding NRDE family protein, with protein sequence MCLIAWSWQPGRPRTLLLAANRDEWLDRPTLPMRWWRPDAAPATEVLSGQDLRSGGIWLGLTRRGRFAAVTNVRDPALERAEAPSRGLLPLRYLLGLHPQDGSIMADCSPAAFAQAVQSSAQAYAGFNLLLGDMQSGAMRWLSNHPQQNCSVAPGLHGLSNAALDAPWPKVQALKAALAESAEIAEVERTASFDVLTQALQREQIAPDAALPQTGVSLEWERALSAAFIRMPGYGTRCSTLLRLDFDGSALARELQHQPGIASPPDFVWNWRTAQ
- a CDS encoding folate-binding protein YgfZ — its product is MPSTITPLPHLAMLRAHGPQAADLLQAQLTQSVQNWPEKTARMAAMCTPQGRMLADFLLWREADGAIAMLLDATLAEATLKRLRMFILRLQCKLDDATPERALFGLLLPQGEAPAGLPCPAAPWSLLREAGLCVVRLADAPGLRRLLLVAESPEVRSAAAQWVATMAAGSTEAWSLGEIRAGIGHVTAATAQQFVPQMLNYEALGAVDFKKGCYPGQEIVARTQYRGTIKRRTYRLLSPTALAPGDEIVHSADPAQPCGLVVNAAPAETGWEALAELKITAATEPGSLHAGTADGPALRLATLPYILPPQD
- a CDS encoding YbgC/FadM family acyl-CoA thioesterase, which produces MIPVQRETYRFLHRLQVRWAEVDMQQVVFNGHYLLYFDTAMSAFWKALGLPYAQGLQALGGDLYVKKASLTYHRPARLDDWIDVGIGLTRLGHSSFTLHTAMFVQDRLLVSGEMVYVFTTSGAQAKPQTLPPALRDLLEAHARGEPMLRVQLGDWAELGEAAGSLRTAVFVHEQGIPAEMEWDEHDATCRHAVVFNRLDMPVACGRLLPDGHIGRVAVVQAMRGGHAGKLVMHALMQAAHAAGHSHAEISAQQAVTGFYRRLGFSSLGEPYAEAGIAHIRMRAALG